A single region of the Streptomyces sp. NBC_01381 genome encodes:
- a CDS encoding DUF4153 domain-containing protein gives MPESSGTEDQEGDPQEDPRRDSAGGGATADHLADLRRFDTPQDDPSDSGARGDVPEDAVPAPRAADDGGTGHAQSPRAPQPHPGWAYPAARREPLLADLRSEPPAPVRTATLGAALATGLLSMLLLGDGLALNLLIIAVPAALGAYFAGRRADRGPRPWTLAWAIGGLALLVVPALRDAGWPSFLAIVSAVALGSLALHGCRTWIGVLLAPLGIFDGVLTGVRWGWRGLRERSGGSRSGPVLRAVAVTAVLLLVFGALFAGADAAFAGLLGDLIPDASLSGGPWRVLLLVLGVVGALAVAHTAAAPVRWDRLVVGPGRARSRVEWALPLIVLNLLFAVFNVVQLAVLFGGYDAVLEKTDLSYSQYARQGFWQLLIATLLTLAVIVVALRWAPRDGAGDRSLVRAVLGTLCALTLVVVASAVRRMDMYVDAYGLTRLRVSVVGMELWLGLVIVLIMAAGVWGTRWLPRAVAASAAAGVLAFGLLSPDGLIAERNVQRYQETGKFDLEYARGLSADAAPAVDELPEPMRSCALEGIADGLGAERSPWYATSLGESRARQILDDGPLKADWRVCEQAGQETSYR, from the coding sequence ATGCCTGAATCCTCAGGTACGGAAGATCAAGAGGGAGATCCCCAGGAGGATCCGCGCAGAGACTCGGCAGGTGGTGGCGCCACCGCCGATCACCTGGCCGACCTGAGGCGTTTCGATACGCCACAGGATGATCCGTCCGACAGCGGAGCGAGAGGCGACGTCCCTGAAGACGCCGTGCCCGCACCGAGGGCCGCGGACGACGGTGGCACCGGGCATGCGCAGAGCCCCCGAGCCCCGCAGCCTCACCCCGGCTGGGCCTACCCGGCGGCCCGGCGCGAGCCGCTGCTCGCCGATCTGCGCTCCGAACCGCCCGCTCCGGTCCGCACGGCCACACTCGGCGCGGCGCTGGCCACCGGCCTCCTGAGCATGCTGCTGCTGGGGGACGGCCTCGCGCTCAATCTGCTGATCATCGCCGTCCCGGCCGCGCTCGGCGCGTACTTCGCGGGTCGGCGAGCCGATCGCGGCCCGCGCCCCTGGACGCTGGCCTGGGCGATCGGCGGGCTCGCGCTGCTGGTCGTGCCCGCGCTGCGGGACGCGGGATGGCCCTCGTTCCTCGCGATCGTCTCCGCCGTGGCGCTCGGCTCGCTCGCCCTGCACGGCTGCCGCACCTGGATCGGCGTACTACTGGCCCCGCTCGGCATCTTCGACGGTGTCCTGACCGGCGTGCGCTGGGGCTGGCGCGGTCTACGGGAGCGCTCGGGTGGTTCCCGTAGTGGACCCGTACTGCGTGCGGTCGCGGTGACCGCCGTACTGCTGCTCGTCTTCGGCGCCCTGTTCGCGGGGGCCGATGCGGCCTTCGCGGGGCTCCTGGGTGACCTGATCCCGGATGCGTCCCTCTCCGGAGGACCGTGGCGCGTGCTGCTGCTCGTCCTCGGCGTCGTCGGGGCGCTCGCGGTGGCGCACACCGCCGCCGCGCCGGTGCGCTGGGACCGGCTCGTCGTGGGCCCGGGCCGGGCGCGAAGCCGCGTCGAGTGGGCGCTCCCGCTGATCGTGCTCAACCTGCTGTTCGCGGTGTTCAACGTGGTGCAGCTGGCCGTGCTCTTCGGCGGCTATGACGCCGTACTGGAGAAGACCGATCTCTCCTACTCGCAGTACGCGCGTCAGGGCTTCTGGCAGCTGCTGATCGCCACGCTGCTCACCCTGGCCGTCATCGTCGTCGCCCTGCGCTGGGCGCCGCGCGACGGGGCCGGTGACCGCAGTCTCGTACGGGCGGTCCTCGGCACGCTCTGCGCCCTCACGCTCGTCGTGGTGGCCTCGGCGGTGCGGCGCATGGACATGTACGTGGACGCGTACGGCCTGACCAGGCTGCGGGTCTCGGTCGTGGGCATGGAGCTCTGGCTCGGTCTCGTGATCGTGCTGATCATGGCGGCCGGAGTGTGGGGCACCCGTTGGCTGCCGCGGGCCGTCGCCGCCAGTGCCGCGGCCGGTGTGCTGGCGTTCGGGCTGCTCTCGCCCGACGGGCTCATCGCCGAGCGCAATGTCCAGCGCTACCAGGAGACCGGGAAGTTCGACCTGGAGTACGCGCGCGGGCTGTCGGCCGATGCCGCTCCCGCCGTCGACGAGCTTCCGGAGCCGATGCGCTCCTGTGCCCTGGAGGGCATCGCGGACGGCCTTGGGGCCGAGCGCTCTCCCTGGTACGCCACGAGCCTGGGGGAGTCGCGGGCCCGGCAGATCCTCGACGACGGGCCCCTGAAGGCCGATTGGCGGGTCTGCGAGCAGGCCGGGCAGGAAACCTCGTACCGCTGA
- a CDS encoding ADP-ribosylglycohydrolase family protein: MTADSSPDRRLARALASLRGLAVGDALGSQFFVPANYPLLKRREAPASPWQWTDDTEMACSVLAILMEHDRVDQDALALSFAEHHDFDRGYGPAVNRLLRQVREGGDWRELASALFKGQGSWGNGAAMRIAPLGAWYADDPEQATHQAEISAYPTHQHREAVVGAMAVAAAAALMAHPAGPPAPKALLDGVIDLVPRSAVGAGLRRARDMLDYGDAATVAAVLGCGRRTTAHDTVPFALWSAARGLGRYEEAFWATAQVGGDMDTTCAIVGGVIASGEGGSPPEEWLERTEALPGWMPVRMG, from the coding sequence ATGACCGCTGACTCCTCTCCCGACCGGCGCCTGGCCCGCGCTCTGGCCAGCCTGCGTGGACTGGCGGTGGGGGACGCGCTGGGCTCTCAGTTCTTCGTGCCCGCGAACTACCCGCTGCTCAAGCGCCGGGAAGCGCCCGCCAGCCCCTGGCAGTGGACCGACGACACCGAGATGGCCTGTTCCGTTCTCGCCATCCTCATGGAGCACGACCGCGTCGATCAGGACGCGCTCGCCCTGTCCTTCGCCGAGCACCACGATTTTGACCGCGGGTACGGCCCGGCCGTGAACCGGCTCCTGAGGCAGGTCCGTGAGGGCGGGGACTGGCGTGAGCTGGCCTCCGCGCTGTTCAAGGGGCAGGGCTCCTGGGGGAACGGCGCGGCCATGCGGATCGCGCCGCTCGGCGCCTGGTACGCCGACGACCCGGAGCAGGCGACGCACCAGGCGGAGATCTCCGCCTACCCCACGCATCAGCACCGCGAGGCCGTCGTGGGAGCCATGGCGGTGGCCGCCGCAGCGGCGCTGATGGCCCATCCCGCGGGGCCGCCCGCGCCGAAGGCGCTGCTCGACGGCGTCATCGACCTGGTGCCGCGCAGCGCCGTGGGCGCGGGGCTGCGCCGGGCGCGGGACATGCTCGACTACGGGGACGCGGCCACGGTCGCCGCGGTCCTCGGCTGTGGCCGCCGCACGACCGCCCACGACACGGTGCCGTTCGCGCTGTGGTCGGCGGCGCGTGGCCTCGGCCGCTATGAGGAGGCCTTCTGGGCGACCGCCCAGGTGGGCGGCGACATGGACACGACGTGCGCCATCGTGGGCGGAGTCATCGCCTCCGGAGAGGGCGGGTCGCCGCCCGAGGAGTGGCTGGAGCGGACCGAGGCGCTGCCCGGCTGGATGCCTGTCAGGATGGGCTGA
- a CDS encoding TetR/AcrR family transcriptional regulator gives MVTSRWRAASAQPSSQRRRGPVLERAILDAALEQLSTVGWNGLTMEGVAARAQTGKAAVYRRWPSKEDLVVDALQAGLPHLDSPPDCGSVREDLLQLCRQIREAMFSRPGFALRAVLHECDAASAERVHGVIVEGVIEPSAGLIKQVIRRGAERGEVRAEVVDPYVCDVIPAMMMYRSKVCGSEWRDEEFVELIDRVMVPLLRR, from the coding sequence ATGGTTACTTCGCGCTGGAGGGCGGCTTCCGCTCAGCCGTCCTCCCAGCGCCGCCGGGGCCCCGTGCTCGAACGGGCGATCCTCGATGCCGCGCTGGAGCAGCTCAGTACGGTCGGCTGGAACGGCCTGACGATGGAGGGTGTGGCCGCCCGTGCGCAGACCGGCAAGGCCGCGGTGTACCGCCGCTGGCCCTCCAAGGAAGACCTTGTCGTGGACGCGCTGCAGGCCGGTCTGCCGCACCTCGACTCGCCGCCCGACTGCGGGAGCGTCCGGGAGGATCTCCTGCAGCTGTGCAGGCAGATCCGCGAGGCGATGTTCTCGCGTCCCGGATTCGCGCTGCGAGCGGTGCTTCACGAGTGCGACGCCGCGTCGGCCGAACGCGTTCACGGCGTGATCGTCGAAGGCGTCATCGAGCCGAGCGCGGGACTGATCAAGCAGGTCATACGCCGTGGAGCCGAGCGCGGAGAGGTACGTGCCGAGGTCGTCGACCCCTATGTCTGCGATGTCATCCCGGCGATGATGATGTACCGCTCCAAGGTGTGCGGGAGCGAATGGCGGGACGAGGAATTCGTCGAGCTGATCGACCGGGTCATGGTTCCGCTGTTGCGTCGGTAG
- a CDS encoding MFS transporter, whose amino-acid sequence MTTSQLDKGPAAGAARRGGRPGMALTIIAACQLMVVLDATIVNIALPHIQGALKFSTTDLTWVVSAYTLTFGGMLLLGGRAGDILGRRRVFTAGILIFTLASLLGGFAQEPWQLLAARALQGVGGAIASPTSLALVTTTFPEGPERNRAFGVFAAVSSGGGAVGMLAGGMLTEWLDWRWVLFVNVPIGVLIAVLTPLYINESERHPGRFDFAGAATSTLGMAALVYGFIRASEEGWKDSITIASFGTAVVMLLAFVFVESRAKEPITPLKMFSDRNRTGTYVIMLSLAAAMFGMFFFIVLFVQNVLDYTPIQAGLAFLPVTVAIVVGAGLSQWLLPVLGPKPFMVVGSAIVALGLGWQTFITPDSSYVGGVLGPMMLFGFGMGLNFVTLTLTAVSGVAQHEAGAASGLLNATQQVGGALGLSILTTVFGTASREEGKEQAADFMANASPAQKAEFAKTGELPAPWGHEVLSQGISTAFIPAVAMAVLALVTAVLVIRVRKSDLEALSGTAEAAGPAGG is encoded by the coding sequence GTGACAACCTCTCAGTTAGACAAGGGCCCGGCGGCCGGCGCCGCCCGGCGTGGGGGCCGCCCCGGCATGGCCCTCACCATCATCGCGGCCTGCCAACTCATGGTGGTACTCGACGCGACGATTGTGAACATCGCGCTCCCGCACATTCAAGGCGCGCTCAAGTTCTCGACAACGGACCTCACTTGGGTCGTCAGCGCGTACACCCTCACTTTCGGCGGCATGCTGCTGCTCGGCGGCCGCGCCGGTGACATCCTCGGCCGGCGCAGGGTCTTCACGGCCGGCATCCTGATCTTCACTCTCGCCTCACTTCTGGGCGGATTCGCCCAGGAGCCCTGGCAGTTGCTGGCCGCGCGCGCCCTGCAGGGCGTCGGTGGCGCCATCGCATCGCCCACCTCACTGGCACTCGTCACCACGACGTTCCCCGAAGGCCCCGAGCGGAACCGGGCATTCGGTGTCTTCGCGGCCGTCTCGTCGGGTGGTGGCGCCGTCGGCATGCTGGCGGGCGGCATGCTCACGGAGTGGCTCGACTGGCGCTGGGTGCTGTTCGTGAACGTACCCATCGGTGTCCTGATCGCCGTCCTGACCCCGCTCTACATCAACGAGTCCGAGCGTCACCCGGGCCGTTTCGACTTCGCGGGCGCGGCCACGTCGACCCTCGGCATGGCCGCTCTGGTCTACGGATTCATCCGGGCTTCCGAGGAGGGCTGGAAGGACAGCATCACCATCGCGTCGTTCGGTACGGCGGTCGTGATGCTGTTGGCCTTCGTGTTCGTCGAGAGCCGGGCCAAGGAACCGATCACGCCGCTGAAGATGTTCTCCGACCGAAACCGCACGGGCACCTACGTGATCATGCTGAGCCTGGCGGCGGCGATGTTCGGCATGTTCTTCTTCATCGTGCTCTTCGTCCAGAACGTCCTGGACTACACGCCGATCCAGGCGGGTCTGGCCTTCCTGCCGGTCACGGTCGCGATCGTGGTGGGCGCGGGCCTTTCCCAGTGGCTGCTTCCGGTGCTCGGCCCCAAGCCGTTCATGGTGGTCGGCTCCGCCATCGTCGCCCTCGGGCTCGGCTGGCAGACCTTCATCACCCCGGACAGTTCGTACGTGGGCGGGGTCCTCGGCCCGATGATGCTGTTCGGCTTCGGCATGGGTCTGAACTTCGTGACCCTGACACTGACCGCTGTCTCCGGAGTCGCCCAACACGAGGCGGGCGCGGCTTCGGGGCTGCTCAACGCCACGCAGCAGGTGGGCGGTGCGCTCGGCCTCTCCATCCTGACCACGGTGTTCGGCACGGCGAGCCGGGAAGAGGGCAAGGAGCAGGCGGCGGACTTCATGGCGAACGCGTCGCCGGCGCAGAAGGCCGAATTCGCCAAGACCGGTGAGCTGCCGGCGCCTTGGGGACACGAAGTGCTGTCCCAGGGGATCTCGACGGCCTTCATTCCGGCGGTCGCCATGGCCGTGCTCGCCCTGGTCACCGCCGTGCTGGTGATCCGCGTACGCAAGAGCGACCTGGAGGCACTGTCCGGTACGGCCGAGGCCGCGGGTCCGGCGGGCGGTTGA